The Campylobacter sp. MG1 genome includes the window GTTTTCTAAACTACCACCTAATGCTAATCCTTTTGATTTTAAATACTCAACATCTTTTAAAAACCCAAAAGTCCTAGCACTTGCAATTTCATTTATGAAATTTTGTTTATTAGCCTTGTAAATATAGTTTTGAGTATTAATTGATGGGTGCTTAAAGTTTATAGTAAAATCATAAGTAGGAGCATTTGTAGGACTAAGACTTGCAAATTTATCTCCTTCTTGAATTTTTATTTCTTTTTTAACAACAAATATTTGTTTTTTAGCGTCAAGTTGTTTAATACCTGCTTCATCAAGCATAGCACAAAAACCAGCCGCTGAACCATCTAAAACAGGTGCTTCATTTGCATCAATACTTATTAATAAATTATCAATTCCATAAGAGCTAACAGCACTCATTAAATGCTCAATTGTAGATATATAACCATCTTTATCTCCAATTACCGTAGCCATTTGAGTATTGATTACGCTTTTATAATTTGCTTCGTAAAATTTATTAATATCTGTTCTATGAAATACCACTCCACTATTAGCACCTAGTGGGCTAAATTTTATCTTAATAGCACTACCTTTATGTAGTCCAATTCCAACATTTGAAACTACTTTTGCAATCGTTGTTTGCAACATTTTCATTCCTTATTTTTTATTTATTATATCTTTTGCTTTATTTATTATAGCAAAAATATTGTCATTCATCCATTTAGAATCCATCCACTCTTCAGGTCTTACCTCAACGCCTTGAACTAAAACACCAAAATGCAAATGGTCTCCTAATGCTAAACCACTAGTTCCTGTATTAGCTATTATCGTATTAGACTTTAATTCATCACCTAATTCTACATTCTTCTTAGAACAATGTCCATATAAAGTATAAAGTCCTAAACCATGATCAATTATTAAATTTAACCCATAAATTCCATTATCTTGTGCGAATACTACTTTACCATCATTGCTTAATACTATAGGCGCCATTTTTGTGCTAGCTAAATCAAGTCCCATATGATAGCTTTCACTAATTTGATTTCCATCATATTTATAATATCTATGATCACCAAAATCAGCAACCTTCATACCATTTTTTAATGGAGAAAACGGAGTTAAATAAAAATCACTAATAATTTCATCTGTTAAATTATTAGTAGCTTTATGAATTAAATTTTCATTTTTCTTTCTAAGAGTTGCATTTACATAATCAAAAATTAAAGCATTATCATTTAAATTCTCTTCTGCATTAATTTCATATAAATCTTTAATCTTTCCATTAATAAAATTATCATTAACGCTTATAGTAGATTCTCTATATGCTTTATTTTTAATATAATATGGAATTTTTTCTTTAACTATATTATTAGCCTTATCATTAGCAATTATTCTAGCACTAAAATCATTATCTCTTATATCCCACGCAATAAGTGCTATATAATAATTATCTTTTAAAAATGGTATAGCTTTAAATACACGAGAATTTACATCTATATATAATTCACTTAAATTTTCATCATGCACATAAAAAACAACACTAGCAGCACCACCTTTAGTAATACTATATGAATTAGCTAAAATACTTACTTGTGGTCTAGTATTATCAATAACTACGCTAACAACTTTTTCAGTAGTATTACCCATAAACCAATTCCAAAAACTACTATCTTTAGCTTTTATATAAAGAGTATATTTGCTTATATTTTCCCCAAATTTAGGTTTTGGTAATTCTATTGTGACATTAACTAAATTAGTATTTACATTTTGATTTAATAAAATATTTTTATTAGGTTCATTATTTTTAGAATACTCAACTAAAATATTACTTAAATTTAAATTATCATTTACTTCAAAAACTATCTTATCTCTAGTATTCCAATAAATAGTATCATTTATATTTACATTCGGAGAAATTCTTTCAAATAAATTTGAAAACGCAATAAAACCAAATATTATTACAAAAATAATAAATAACAAAAATACTGTTATTTTCCCTCTTCCCCTTCTCAACTTTTCTCCTTATAACTTGCTAATCTTTTCTTTATATGAGTTTAACGCATTTTCTTTAATATAATTCATTTTAAAACAATCTATATAACTATTTTTTTCACTATCATTTAAATTAATATTATTTTCTCCGATAATAAATTTATATATCATCTTATCATACGAAACCACTATAAATTTATTATATTTATCTAAATTTTTATAAGATATTATTTTAATCCTATTAGTATTTAAATTAAATGTTTTTGATATTATATTTTGCAATTCGGCATATTTTTTTTTCTTATACCTAATTACAAAAAATAACAAAACTACGATAGCAATAAAAGCAAAAAAATAATCAAAATAAGATTTTTCATTACTTATATTAGAATTTACAACTAAATTTTCTGGAACTAATCTAATTTTTAATTCAAAATTTTGATTATTATTGTCTAAAAAAACTCCTAATTTTTGATTGCTTTCAAATTTAATAACAGTATTAGTATCTAGTAAATACATATACATATCACCAATAAAAGGCAAATTCAAAGGTATTTTACTTGATTCTGATATTAACATATCCTTAAACACTAAAGCCACAAAGTCTTTTTCTTTAAAAACCTTTATATTATTATTTTTATCATAAGGAGAATCTAATTTAAAAATTAAATCAAGTTTATCCTCACTTCTAATTAAACTATAGTCTATAACATTACTTGCAAATAAATTTATACTAAAAATAATAAAAAATATCTTTTTCATATAAACTCATTAGTATAAATTTTATTACACACAATGGCTAAATTATCATCTTTTAAAAACAATTTACCTTTAGCAACTCTAACATTACTTACATATAAATCAGCACCATTATTTAAAGAATTATCTAAATTTATAAAACTATCAATATCTAAATCTAAAAAATTTTCAACACTAATCATTGTACTAGCAACATCTATAAATAAATTTAGTTCAATATCTAAAATTTTATCAATCATAATGCTTCTTAATTAATCCCATAAAAAAATAATTATTATTGACTTTATAACACAACTTATGTTCATAAATTAAACTATAGTCTAACCCTTTATAATCTGGAATTCCAATACTACAATTATCAAAGTCTTTCTTAATAAATCCTACAAGCTGATTAGCAATTTCTTTAGACAAATCACAAATAACTTCATCATCTAAAAATTTATCACCTAATAATACAAACGCTAAATCTTCTAAACATTCATATTGAAAATTTAAATAAAAAGCATATTCAATATTATCTAATTTTAAACAAATATGAGAAACATAAAACCTATTTACATCTACACAATCAATACTTTTTAAATCAAAACCTAAAGTGTGTATAAAAAAATTATCGATAGAATACTTAGTAGCATTAAGCATTAATCTTTCCTTAAATAAGTTTTAATTATTATAAGAAAGAAAAGTGTAAGCTAAGTTAATTAAGATTACGCCTTAGGAGTTTTTTATGATAGAAGAATATACATTACTTACTTATATTATTTTTATTTTAGATGGGCTTTTAGTTGGTTTTACTGCAGGACTTTTTGCAATAGGTGGCGGAACTGCTGTTGTGCCTATTATGACAACTTTTGTTGGGTACTCGCCTAAGATTGCTGTTGGAATTAGCGTTATGCAAATGGTTTTTTCATCTTTTTATAATTCGTATTTAAATTATAAAAAAGGCACATTGCAAGTAAAAAATGCTTTATATCCTGCTTTAGGTGGTTTAGTTGGTGGTTTTAGCGTTGGTTTTATTATGAAATTTGCAAGCAATTTAATGATTGCTTATATTATTTGTTTTTTAATTATTTGGGCTATTGTTAAACTTTATTTTACTCCTGCAAATCCAATTGAACCTGAAAAGAATTCAAAATTATTACAATTTTTCGTAGGTTTAATAATAGGTGCAATTGCTACAAGTGGTGGAATAGGTGGTGGAGCATTACTCACGCCTGCTTTAGTTGCAATTTGTAATTTTAATATTAAAAAAGCTGCTTCATTTAGCGGTCTTTTTGTAGCTTTTGCTGGAAGTGCTGCTTTTGTTTCTATGGCAATTACAAATCATGTTGATTATACTGCTGGTGCAATAATTGCTATTTCAAGTTTGCCTGGAGTTTGGGTTGGTAATTGGCTGTTTCATAAAATTAGCAATAATACGCAAAAAAAACTTTTCATAGGATTTTTATTATTTGTATTGACTTTATCAATAATAGAAGTTCTAAAACAACACGGAGTATTTAATGAATAATGAAATTCAAGTTATAAACGCAAGTGAAAATAACTTAAAAAATATAAACCTAACACTACCTAAAAATAAATTAATAGTTTTTACAGGGCTTAGTGGTAGTGGAAAATCAACTTTAGCTTTTGATACGCTTTATGCAGAAGGACAACGCCGTTATATAGAAAGCCTTAGTGCTTATGCTAGGCAATTTTTAGATAAATTTAGAAAACCAAATGTAGAAAAAATAGAA containing:
- the lpxC gene encoding UDP-3-O-acyl-N-acetylglucosamine deacetylase, which gives rise to MLQTTIAKVVSNVGIGLHKGSAIKIKFSPLGANSGVVFHRTDINKFYEANYKSVINTQMATVIGDKDGYISTIEHLMSAVSSYGIDNLLISIDANEAPVLDGSAAGFCAMLDEAGIKQLDAKKQIFVVKKEIKIQEGDKFASLSPTNAPTYDFTINFKHPSINTQNYIYKANKQNFINEIASARTFGFLKDVEYLKSKGLALGGSLENAVVLDDNGILNPEGLRFSNEFVRHKILDAIGDLYMLGKATFANYKAYASSHDLNHKLTIELLNNPNSYELVTLSDDTNKDLLKAFTLNF
- a CDS encoding M23 family metallopeptidase, which produces MRRGRGKITVFLLFIIFVIIFGFIAFSNLFERISPNVNINDTIYWNTRDKIVFEVNDNLNLSNILVEYSKNNEPNKNILLNQNVNTNLVNVTIELPKPKFGENISKYTLYIKAKDSSFWNWFMGNTTEKVVSVVIDNTRPQVSILANSYSITKGGAASVVFYVHDENLSELYIDVNSRVFKAIPFLKDNYYIALIAWDIRDNDFSARIIANDKANNIVKEKIPYYIKNKAYRESTISVNDNFINGKIKDLYEINAEENLNDNALIFDYVNATLRKKNENLIHKATNNLTDEIISDFYLTPFSPLKNGMKVADFGDHRYYKYDGNQISESYHMGLDLASTKMAPIVLSNDGKVVFAQDNGIYGLNLIIDHGLGLYTLYGHCSKKNVELGDELKSNTIIANTGTSGLALGDHLHFGVLVQGVEVRPEEWMDSKWMNDNIFAIINKAKDIINKK
- a CDS encoding FliM/FliN family flagellar motor switch protein, yielding MIDKILDIELNLFIDVASTMISVENFLDLDIDSFINLDNSLNNGADLYVSNVRVAKGKLFLKDDNLAIVCNKIYTNEFI
- a CDS encoding sulfite exporter TauE/SafE family protein codes for the protein MIEEYTLLTYIIFILDGLLVGFTAGLFAIGGGTAVVPIMTTFVGYSPKIAVGISVMQMVFSSFYNSYLNYKKGTLQVKNALYPALGGLVGGFSVGFIMKFASNLMIAYIICFLIIWAIVKLYFTPANPIEPEKNSKLLQFFVGLIIGAIATSGGIGGGALLTPALVAICNFNIKKAASFSGLFVAFAGSAAFVSMAITNHVDYTAGAIIAISSLPGVWVGNWLFHKISNNTQKKLFIGFLLFVLTLSIIEVLKQHGVFNE